A window of Nonomuraea angiospora genomic DNA:
GGGGGCGTCCTCGGGCGCGGCCAGCCGGGCGATCGGCTGCTCGGCACGGAGCGCGGTGACCTCGGGGGCGGGGTCGAAGGGGCAGGCGGGTGCGCGGTCGAAGGAGGGGCTGACCGGCTGATCGCGATAGTACGTGTTCGACATGTTTTGAAAGCTACGTTGCATTCAAGACGACTGCAATCGACGAAACGCGTTCTCCCAGGTCATTCTCGGCAAATTGATGCATCGACGCTGGACCTGAATGCAATGTTTCGTTGCATTGAGTGGCGGCGAACGCAACAATGGCGTCATGTCACGAGGAAGGTTGACCCAGCGGGACCGCCAGCGCATCGCGGCCGGCCTCGCCGAAGGGCGTTCCTACGCCGAGATCGCCAGGCGGCTGGACCGGCCGACCTCGACGATCAGCCGCGAGGTGGGCCGCAACGGCGGCCCCGGCGGTTACCGGCCCGAGCAGGCACACCGGGCGACGGAGCGGCGGGCGCGGCGCGGCACGCCGGCTCTCCAGTTCGCGGCCAAGCCGCCGGACGACGAGAGGCGCGAGACGGAGGACGAGGTCATCGAGATGGCGGTCCGGATGGGGCTGCCGAAGATGATGGCGCGCGTGCTCATCGGCCTGTGGCTGAGCGAGGACGGCAAACTCACCGCGGCCGAGCTGACGCGCACGCTGCAGGTCAGCCCGGCCTCCGTCTCCATGGCTGTGGGCTACCTGCTCCAGCAGGGACTGATCGGGCGCGAGCGCGATCCGCGACGGCGTCGCGACATCTACACGGTCGACGACGATGCCTGGTACCACTCGATCGTGACCGGCTCACAACAGAGCCTCGAGGCGGCGGAGTTCGCGAAGGCGGCCGGGGAGAGGTTCGGCCTCGACACCCCCGTGGGGCGCCGGCTGGCCAAGGGCGGGGCCTTCCTGGAGCGGATCAGCCTGGACACCCTGGAGTCGGCCGAGCGCTGGCGCGACCTGCTGTCGTGATCGGCTCAGCAGGCGATCTGCCGGGAGAGCGGCGCGGATCCCGGCCGTCCGGGAGCACGGCGGGCCCGCCGCCACCCTCGGCACGGACGCGCAGGCGCTCGCCAGCCACCACACCGACCACCGCGCCGACCACCGGGCTGGCCATCGCGTCGGCCACCGGGCTGGCCTGCGGCGCGTGCTGGCCTGTGGCGCGTGCTGGCCTGTGGCGCGTGCTGGCCTGTGGCGCGTGCTGGCCTGTGGCGCGTGCTGGCCTGCGGTACGGGCCGGGCGAGCGGATCCGTATCGGCGCCGAGGTGACGGGCATCCGCCAGGCCAGGACAGCCCCTAAGGGGGCGGCGAGGCGGTGGGCCGATCTGCTGCTCGCGGCCGACGGCATCCACAGCACGGCACGGTACGCCGCCGCGTCCGTCCGGACGCGCCCAAGCCCGTCGCCGCCCCCGGTCGGCGGGCAGCAGGGCCGCCCGGCGGTCGAGGACGGTGAGCGACGCGGGCAGCCCGGCCGCCCTCCGACGATCGCCGTCGAGCACCACGAGGCCGCCATCGCTCACCGCAGTACGTGGCGGCCCCGTATCGGCGTCATCGTGCGCCAGCACACTCCCCGTGCCCGGCGCTCCCTCGCCGCGGGTAGCGCTCGCTGG
This region includes:
- a CDS encoding helix-turn-helix domain-containing protein, giving the protein MSRGRLTQRDRQRIAAGLAEGRSYAEIARRLDRPTSTISREVGRNGGPGGYRPEQAHRATERRARRGTPALQFAAKPPDDERRETEDEVIEMAVRMGLPKMMARVLIGLWLSEDGKLTAAELTRTLQVSPASVSMAVGYLLQQGLIGRERDPRRRRDIYTVDDDAWYHSIVTGSQQSLEAAEFAKAAGERFGLDTPVGRRLAKGGAFLERISLDTLESAERWRDLLS